Proteins encoded in a region of the Podarcis muralis chromosome 2, rPodMur119.hap1.1, whole genome shotgun sequence genome:
- the LOC144327086 gene encoding uncharacterized protein LOC144327086 produces the protein MECEKREHKEFESMECGRSFTESGKLRKHQWTHTGEKPFNCMECGKSFTESGKLRIHQRTHTGEKPFKCMQCGKSFSQSGELRIHLRTHMGEKPFKCMECGKSFSQSGHLRIHLRTHTGEKSFKCMVCGKSYSRSGNLRIHQWTCSLIGVHRLGLRCSGTGGRKSK, from the coding sequence atggaGTGTGAAAAGAGAGAACATAAAGAATTTgaaagtatggagtgtggaaggagcttcactgagagtggaaaacttagaaaacatcaatggactcacacaggggagaaaccatttaattgcatggagtgtggaaagagcttcactgagagtggaaaacttagaattcatcaacggactcacacaggggagaaaccatttaaatgtatgcagtgtggaaagagcttcagtcagagtggagagcTTAGAATTCATCTACGGACTCacatgggggagaaaccatttaaatgcatggagtgtggaaagagcttcagtcagagtggacaccttagaattcatctacggactcacacaggggagaaatcatttaaatgtatggtgtgtggaaagagctacagtcggagtggaaaccttagaattcatcaatggacttgtagccttattggagttcaccgattgggtctgcgttgctccggaacaggaggaaggaagtcaaaatga